The Canis lupus familiaris isolate Mischka breed German Shepherd chromosome X, alternate assembly UU_Cfam_GSD_1.0, whole genome shotgun sequence genome has a segment encoding these proteins:
- the LOC100683222 gene encoding ATP synthase subunit e, mitochondrial-like, with product MVSLMQVCLLIKFKCYSVLFLGVANGAKCYSYLKPQAEEERKIAAEEKEKQDEQKQIERELAKAQDGSIIT from the coding sequence ATGGTATCACTCATGCAGGTCTGTTTGCTCATCAAGTTCAAATGCTACTCTGTCCTGTTCCTTGGTGTGGCCAATGGAGCCAAATGCTACAGTTACCTAAAACCTCaggcagaagaggaaaggaagatagcagctgaagagaaagagaagcaggatgAACAGAAACAAATTGAGAGAGAACTGGCAAAAGCCCAAGATGGCAGCATAATAACATGA